From a region of the Bacteroidales bacterium genome:
- the buk gene encoding butyrate kinase yields MIKNILTINPGSTSTKIAVYASSTQLFLKNIKHATEELEKFEKISDQYEYRKNIIVKELKLAKIDLQSIHIIVGRGGLVKPIPSGIYEVNETMKNDLMAGGSRQHASNLGGLIADDLAKMIPGAKAYISDPVVVDELDDVARISGHPEFKRISIFHALNQKAIGRMYAKDTGMKYKDLNLIVVHMGGGISVGAHKKGRVVDVNQALDGEGPFSPERSGTLPAGDLVRLCFSGKYSQPEILKMITGKGGFVAYLGTNNAYDVEQRVNAGDQQAKEIQEAMAYQIAKEIGSMAVALNCDIDAILLTGGVAYNKDIVDYITQKVKKIAPVAAYPGEDEMHALAMNGLMLSNGDITAMEYK; encoded by the coding sequence ATAATTAAAAACATTTTAACCATTAACCCTGGCTCAACATCAACTAAAATAGCTGTTTATGCCTCAAGCACTCAGTTATTTCTGAAAAACATTAAACATGCTACTGAAGAACTTGAAAAATTTGAAAAAATTTCGGACCAGTACGAATATAGAAAAAATATCATCGTAAAGGAGCTTAAGTTAGCCAAAATAGATTTGCAGTCTATCCATATTATTGTCGGGCGCGGAGGACTTGTAAAGCCGATTCCATCAGGAATTTACGAAGTTAATGAAACCATGAAAAATGATTTAATGGCAGGAGGTTCCCGACAACATGCCAGCAACCTGGGAGGGCTTATCGCTGATGACCTTGCCAAGATGATACCCGGTGCAAAGGCATACATCTCAGACCCTGTTGTTGTTGACGAATTAGATGACGTAGCACGTATTAGCGGACATCCTGAATTTAAAAGGATATCCATTTTTCACGCATTAAACCAAAAAGCTATTGGAAGAATGTATGCAAAAGATACAGGAATGAAATACAAAGACCTTAACCTAATTGTGGTTCATATGGGTGGTGGTATCAGCGTTGGCGCCCATAAAAAAGGCCGTGTGGTTGATGTAAACCAGGCCTTAGACGGAGAAGGCCCTTTTTCACCGGAACGTAGCGGAACCTTACCGGCAGGAGACCTAGTGAGGCTTTGTTTTAGCGGAAAATATTCTCAACCGGAAATATTGAAAATGATAACCGGCAAAGGCGGCTTTGTCGCATACCTTGGAACAAATAACGCTTATGATGTTGAGCAGCGTGTGAACGCTGGCGACCAGCAAGCCAAAGAGATACAGGAAGCTATGGCTTACCAGATTGCCAAAGAAATAGGTAGTATGGCTGTAGCACTAAACTGTGATATTGACGCTATTCTTCTGACAGGAGGCGTTGCATACAACAAAGATATAGTAGATTATATCACACAAAAAGTTAAAAAAATTGCTCCTGTTGCTGCCTATCCCGGAGAAGATGAGATGCACGCCCTGGCCATGAACGGCCTGATGCTTTCGAATGGCGATATTACCGCCATGGAATATAAATGA